The following are encoded in a window of Sphaerisporangium siamense genomic DNA:
- a CDS encoding GntR family transcriptional regulator yields the protein MIDSAAERAARRLAMDRDLLGRTSTAERVASLLRERIIDGVFAPGERLSEESIGAALQVSRNTLREAFRLLSHERLLVHQLNRGVFVRGLTSGDVVDLYRVRRLVECAAIREAVPPPPVALARLREALEEAGRATDEERWHDVGSANMRFHQGLVALAGSERLDEMMRQVLAELRLTFLAMSNPRAFHGPYVARNREILKLIEAGDAAGAERLLADYLADAERQLVEAHANAGE from the coding sequence GTGATCGACAGTGCGGCGGAGCGCGCGGCCCGGCGCCTCGCGATGGACCGTGACCTGCTCGGGCGCACCAGCACCGCCGAGCGTGTGGCGTCGCTGCTGCGCGAGCGCATCATCGACGGCGTCTTCGCGCCCGGCGAGCGGCTGTCCGAGGAGTCGATCGGCGCGGCGCTCCAGGTGTCACGCAACACGCTGCGCGAGGCGTTCCGCCTGCTGTCCCATGAGCGCCTGCTCGTCCATCAGCTCAACCGCGGGGTCTTCGTCCGCGGCCTCACCTCCGGCGACGTCGTCGACCTGTACCGGGTGCGCAGGCTGGTGGAGTGCGCCGCGATCCGCGAGGCCGTGCCGCCGCCGCCCGTCGCGCTCGCCCGCCTGCGCGAGGCGCTGGAGGAGGCCGGCCGGGCGACGGACGAGGAGCGCTGGCACGACGTCGGCAGCGCCAACATGCGCTTCCACCAGGGCCTGGTCGCGCTGGCGGGCAGCGAGAGGCTCGACGAGATGATGCGCCAGGTCCTCGCCGAGCTGCGGCTGACCTTCCTCGCCATGAGCAACCCGCGCGCGTTCCACGGCCCGTACGTGGCCCGCAACCGTGAGATCCTGAAGCTGATCGAGGCGGGGGACGCCGCGGGCGCCGAGCGCCTGCTGGCCGACTATCTCGCCGACGCCGAGCGGCAGCTCGTCGAGGCGCACGCGAACGCGGGGGAGTAG
- a CDS encoding metallophosphoesterase family protein — protein MNVVALSDTHAPRRWKGCPPRVAEHLRGADVVLHAGDVCTASVLDELAAFAPVHVVKGNNDGPDVVAPETLELELDGLKVAMIHDSGAAAGRWARMRRRFPDARLVVFGHSHIPLDHEEDDLRIFNPGSPTDRRRQPHGTLGLLCVERGRLVSARIVPVT, from the coding sequence ATGAACGTGGTGGCGTTGTCCGACACCCACGCGCCCCGGCGCTGGAAGGGGTGCCCGCCGCGGGTGGCAGAACACCTGCGCGGAGCGGACGTCGTCCTGCACGCGGGCGACGTGTGCACGGCCTCGGTGCTGGACGAGCTGGCGGCCTTCGCGCCGGTCCACGTGGTCAAGGGCAACAACGACGGTCCCGACGTCGTCGCCCCGGAGACCCTGGAGCTGGAGCTGGACGGGCTGAAGGTCGCGATGATCCACGACAGCGGCGCGGCGGCGGGGCGCTGGGCGCGCATGCGGCGGCGTTTCCCCGACGCGCGGCTGGTCGTCTTCGGCCACTCGCACATCCCCCTCGACCACGAGGAGGACGACCTGCGCATCTTCAACCCGGGCTCCCCGACCGACCGCCGCCGCCAGCCGCACGGCACGCTCGGGCTGCTGTGCGTCGAGCGCGGCCGGCTGGTGTCGGCGCGGATCGTGCCGGTCACCTGA
- a CDS encoding anti-sigma factor RsbA family regulatory protein — protein sequence MSASPAGPFEHIGLLYRDEDEYVSQCAAFLEEALAAGAPALVAVPGGGTAIRDRLGTRADEVVFKDMSVAGRNPGRIIPSVLLAFAEAHSGRRVWVIGEPIWKGRSALEYPACAAHEALINAAFAGRDAVILCPYDVSRLEPYALDDAERTHPVMQDPAGSWPSPAYTDPVEAVALFDRPLPAPPARAASHTFNGTGGLPGVRAFLAERAAAAGLGERRVGELLIAMNELASNTAEHTCGPGTVTVWVEDGTLVYQLDDSGRLDDPLAGRVPPPDTATRGRGLIIVNELADLVRVHRRPSGTSVRLHFDPAGAYQPATGYQP from the coding sequence ATGAGCGCGTCCCCCGCCGGTCCGTTCGAGCACATCGGGCTGCTCTACCGCGACGAGGACGAGTACGTGTCCCAGTGCGCGGCCTTCCTTGAGGAGGCGCTCGCCGCGGGCGCTCCGGCGCTGGTGGCCGTGCCCGGCGGCGGCACGGCGATCCGCGACCGGCTCGGGACGCGGGCCGACGAGGTGGTCTTCAAGGACATGTCGGTCGCGGGCCGCAACCCCGGGCGCATCATCCCGTCGGTGCTGCTGGCCTTCGCCGAGGCCCACTCCGGACGCCGGGTGTGGGTCATCGGCGAGCCGATCTGGAAGGGCCGCAGCGCGCTGGAGTACCCGGCCTGCGCCGCGCACGAGGCGCTGATCAACGCCGCGTTCGCCGGGCGCGACGCCGTCATCCTCTGCCCGTACGACGTCTCCCGGCTGGAGCCGTACGCGCTCGACGACGCCGAGCGCACGCACCCGGTCATGCAAGACCCGGCCGGCTCCTGGCCGAGCCCCGCCTACACCGACCCGGTCGAGGCGGTCGCGTTGTTCGACCGGCCGCTGCCCGCGCCCCCCGCGCGGGCCGCGTCCCACACCTTCAACGGCACGGGCGGGCTGCCGGGGGTGCGGGCCTTCCTCGCGGAGCGCGCCGCGGCCGCGGGGCTCGGCGAGCGCCGGGTGGGCGAGCTGCTCATCGCGATGAACGAGCTGGCCAGCAACACCGCCGAGCACACCTGCGGGCCGGGCACGGTGACGGTCTGGGTGGAGGACGGCACGCTGGTGTACCAGCTCGACGACTCGGGCCGGCTCGACGACCCGCTCGCGGGCCGTGTCCCACCCCCGGACACCGCGACGCGGGGCCGGGGGCTGATCATCGTCAACGAGCTGGCCGACCTGGTGCGCGTGCACCGCCGTCCGTCCGGCACGAGCGTGCGCCTCCACTTCGACCCGGCGGGCGCCTACCAGCCGGCGACGGGGTACCAGCCGTAG
- a CDS encoding group II truncated hemoglobin: MIVEYIRYRVPDGDEFEASYRRAAAHLARAPQCVDYELSRCVEEPGSYILRITWTSAQDHLEGFRRSALFQDFFAEIRPYVDRIEEMRHYERTPVRGTGASIPSLYEWAGGAEALERLTTRFYELVAEDDLIGPLFKGMDPGHPRYVAMWLSEVFGGPNRYTTERGGYPHMLSMHLDRHITEPMRRRWVVLLMDAADEIGLPGDPEFRAAFAGYIEWGTRIALTNSQPDANPMRDAPVPRWGWGVAPPYQG; this comes from the coding sequence GTGATCGTGGAGTACATCCGTTACCGTGTCCCCGACGGCGACGAGTTCGAGGCGAGCTACCGGAGGGCGGCGGCCCACCTGGCACGCGCCCCGCAGTGCGTGGACTACGAGCTGTCCCGTTGCGTAGAGGAGCCCGGCTCCTACATCCTGCGCATCACCTGGACGTCGGCTCAGGACCATCTCGAAGGTTTCCGGCGGAGCGCCCTGTTCCAGGACTTCTTCGCCGAGATCCGTCCCTACGTGGACCGGATCGAGGAGATGCGCCACTACGAACGCACGCCGGTCCGGGGGACGGGAGCCTCCATCCCCTCGCTCTACGAATGGGCGGGCGGCGCCGAGGCCCTCGAACGGCTCACCACCAGGTTCTACGAGCTCGTCGCCGAGGACGACCTCATCGGCCCCCTGTTCAAGGGTATGGACCCCGGCCACCCCCGCTACGTGGCCATGTGGCTGTCCGAGGTCTTCGGCGGCCCGAACCGGTACACCACCGAGCGGGGAGGCTACCCCCACATGCTGTCGATGCACCTCGACAGGCACATCACCGAGCCGATGCGGCGCAGATGGGTCGTCCTGCTCATGGACGCGGCCGACGAGATCGGGCTCCCCGGCGACCCGGAGTTCCGCGCGGCGTTCGCCGGCTACATCGAGTGGGGCACGCGCATCGCGCTCACCAACTCCCAGCCGGACGCGAACCCCATGCGTGACGCCCCCGTACCCCGCTGGGGCTGGGGCGTCGCACCTCCGTACCAGGGCTGA
- a CDS encoding DUF397 domain-containing protein, translated as MDLSDAQWRKSSRSGSNGAACVEVALNLANIVAVRDSKNPSGPALVFSPQEWRSFIASVRTL; from the coding sequence ATGGACCTGAGTGACGCGCAGTGGCGGAAGTCCTCCCGTTCCGGGTCGAATGGCGCGGCATGCGTAGAGGTAGCGCTCAACCTGGCCAATATTGTCGCGGTCCGTGACAGCAAGAACCCCAGCGGACCCGCTCTCGTCTTCAGCCCACAAGAGTGGCGCTCCTTCATCGCCAGCGTGAGAACCCTTTGA
- a CDS encoding helix-turn-helix domain-containing protein has translation MGGERREQGGGPGDAADRFGRDSHGREHRWRCVSDQSRIRPGLRQWPPHRRSPPIGGPAGEPRANPSPRNTHRPMPGRPPKRASPPARTVPPRGLPPPSTPSVRAVAPTCAWPLSPMPSRSHLMPDKGKAAHQRRVHHRMATCVECPAGGFEIHKDLESVESRKATRTDSTWDTVIIATSVEFHPRGMEKALGTEQPQDATSPRARFGAEMRRLRESARLSQSALGVRLRCTQTQVSRLEKGLRTPQPDQAEILDQVFGLSDKEYFVGLYRRILSNPGGPIWWMDWLEEIEPRATVLRSWDPLLVPGLLQTEGYARYLLSREPRIGPEEVEERTRARLRRRSVLERGDPPLVLALFDEGVLRRRIGTDQEMREQLAFLLEAAERPNVTVQVVNPECVSGLLGTFMIAELPDREPDVVYADSPAQGLVSADPNVVYDVWIRYESIRAWAYPENVSLKMIKDVMDQWT, from the coding sequence ATGGGCGGAGAGCGCCGCGAGCAGGGCGGGGGGCCGGGGGATGCTGCCGATCGGTTCGGTAGGGATTCCCATGGCCGGGAGCATAGATGGCGCTGCGTATCCGATCAATCACGAATCCGTCCCGGCTTACGCCAGTGGCCGCCGCACCGGCGATCGCCGCCGATTGGAGGGCCGGCCGGTGAACCTCGCGCGAACCCGAGCCCGCGAAATACACATCGTCCGATGCCCGGCCGACCTCCGAAAAGGGCCTCGCCTCCGGCTCGGACTGTTCCTCCCAGGGGGCTCCCGCCCCCTTCGACCCCCAGCGTGCGAGCCGTAGCACCGACGTGTGCATGGCCTTTGTCGCCAATGCCGTCGCGGTCTCATCTCATGCCGGATAAGGGGAAAGCGGCACATCAGCGACGCGTCCACCACCGAATGGCTACCTGTGTTGAGTGTCCGGCCGGTGGATTTGAAATCCATAAGGATCTCGAGTCCGTTGAAAGCAGAAAGGCAACACGGACAGACTCAACTTGGGATACCGTCATCATCGCAACCTCCGTCGAATTCCACCCCCGAGGAATGGAGAAGGCGTTGGGAACGGAGCAACCCCAGGATGCGACATCGCCGAGGGCTCGTTTCGGTGCGGAAATGCGCCGTCTACGCGAATCGGCCAGGTTGTCGCAATCTGCGCTCGGAGTGCGTCTGAGATGCACGCAAACCCAGGTGAGTCGTCTCGAAAAGGGCCTCCGAACCCCGCAACCCGATCAGGCCGAAATCCTGGACCAGGTGTTCGGCCTGTCGGATAAAGAGTATTTCGTCGGCCTGTACCGACGAATCTTGTCCAACCCAGGCGGCCCGATCTGGTGGATGGACTGGCTGGAAGAGATAGAGCCGCGCGCGACGGTGCTGCGAAGCTGGGATCCGCTGCTGGTTCCAGGGCTTTTGCAGACGGAAGGGTATGCACGCTACCTCCTCAGCAGGGAACCTCGGATCGGACCAGAAGAGGTCGAGGAGCGGACTCGGGCTCGGTTGCGGCGGCGCAGCGTTCTGGAGAGGGGAGACCCGCCTTTGGTGCTGGCTCTCTTCGACGAAGGTGTGCTGCGGCGGCGTATAGGAACGGACCAGGAGATGCGTGAGCAGTTGGCGTTCCTCCTAGAGGCCGCCGAGCGCCCCAACGTGACCGTGCAGGTTGTGAATCCGGAATGCGTTTCCGGTCTGCTAGGCACATTCATGATCGCCGAACTTCCCGACCGGGAGCCGGACGTTGTATACGCCGACTCGCCAGCACAAGGCTTGGTTTCGGCTGATCCTAATGTCGTTTATGACGTATGGATACGCTATGAATCCATACGTGCATGGGCATATCCTGAAAACGTATCCCTTAAGATGATCAAGGATGTGATGGATCAATGGACCTGA
- a CDS encoding cobalamin-independent methionine synthase II family protein, with translation MGIPTEPIGSIPRPPALLAALSAHASGEIDDAELAARQDEAVADTIHRLELAGSPVLVDGEQSKPSFVTYPLDGLPGLSPDGAVIPFADGHTRRLPCLTSGPFGYQAHAVTYLRAARRHTALPVKQAVIAPSALSLLYPAAGVDGYPRAKFLDDLAAEAEADIRACLDAGAHVVQLDFTEGRLSLKLDPSGGVLDDFVALNNRVLERFSEDERARIGVHTCPGGDQDSTHSADVDYAGLLPKLFRLKAGNFYIQLAGEPDPERVLGIIADTLPPDVRVFVGVTDPIDPVVESVEQVRDRVLAAARHIPPERLGTCDDCGFSPFADDTSTSRDTAFAKIAARVEGTRLASEALGL, from the coding sequence ATGGGAATCCCTACCGAACCGATCGGCAGCATCCCCCGGCCCCCCGCCCTGCTCGCGGCGCTCTCCGCCCATGCCTCGGGTGAGATCGACGACGCGGAACTCGCCGCGCGGCAGGACGAGGCGGTCGCCGACACCATCCACCGGCTGGAGCTGGCGGGCTCCCCGGTCCTCGTGGACGGAGAGCAGTCCAAGCCCAGCTTCGTCACCTACCCCCTCGACGGCCTGCCCGGCCTGAGTCCCGACGGCGCCGTGATCCCCTTCGCCGACGGGCACACCCGCCGCCTGCCGTGCCTGACCTCGGGCCCGTTCGGCTACCAGGCCCACGCCGTCACCTACCTGCGCGCCGCCCGCCGCCACACCGCGCTGCCCGTCAAGCAGGCCGTCATCGCCCCGTCGGCGCTGAGCCTGCTCTACCCGGCCGCGGGCGTCGACGGCTACCCGCGGGCGAAGTTCCTCGACGACCTGGCCGCCGAGGCCGAGGCCGATATCCGCGCGTGCCTCGACGCGGGTGCGCACGTCGTCCAGCTCGACTTCACCGAGGGCCGCCTGTCGCTCAAGCTCGATCCGAGCGGCGGTGTGCTGGACGATTTCGTGGCGCTCAACAACCGGGTGCTCGAACGCTTCAGCGAGGACGAGCGCGCCCGCATCGGGGTGCACACCTGCCCCGGCGGCGACCAGGACTCCACGCACAGCGCCGACGTCGACTACGCCGGCCTGCTGCCCAAGCTCTTCAGGCTCAAGGCGGGCAACTTCTACATCCAGCTCGCCGGCGAGCCCGACCCTGAGCGGGTGCTCGGCATCATCGCCGACACCCTGCCCCCGGACGTCAGGGTCTTCGTGGGGGTGACCGACCCGATCGACCCGGTCGTGGAGAGCGTGGAGCAGGTGCGCGACCGCGTCCTCGCCGCCGCCCGCCACATCCCGCCCGAGCGGCTCGGCACGTGCGACGACTGCGGCTTCTCGCCGTTCGCCGACGACACCTCCACCTCCCGTGACACCGCCTTCGCCAAGATCGCGGCTCGCGTCGAAGGCACCCGCCTGGCCTCCGAGGCCCTCGGCCTCTGA
- a CDS encoding tryptophan 2,3-dioxygenase family protein: MPLTPLTYGDYLRLPDLLDQLRPVSVPVEHDELLFITAHQACELWFRQLITELTDARDRMLAGDGHLPRLRLRRCHVIARLLASQFDVLDTMAPPDFLRFRGALGRASGSQSAQFHQIELLSGARPPAGQEGGPTLWDGFLAVLAKAGFAVATGRERQAALLELAGDREHHAELWELAEALVEHDQTWSAFRFRHMLTVERQIGRKPGTAGTPGATHLADRHRDRFYPELWELRVSLS, from the coding sequence ATGCCACTGACGCCACTGACCTACGGCGATTACCTGCGCCTGCCCGACCTGCTCGACCAGCTCCGGCCGGTGTCCGTCCCCGTCGAACACGACGAGCTGCTGTTCATCACCGCCCACCAGGCGTGCGAGCTGTGGTTCCGCCAGCTCATCACCGAGCTCACCGACGCCCGCGACCGCATGCTGGCCGGCGACGGCCACCTGCCCCGCCTGCGGCTGCGGCGCTGCCACGTCATCGCGCGCCTGCTGGCGAGCCAGTTCGACGTGCTGGACACCATGGCGCCACCGGACTTCCTGCGCTTCCGCGGCGCGCTCGGCCGGGCCAGCGGGTCGCAGTCGGCGCAGTTCCACCAGATCGAGCTGCTCTCCGGCGCCCGCCCGCCGGCGGGCCAGGAGGGCGGGCCGACCCTGTGGGACGGCTTCCTGGCCGTCCTCGCCAAGGCGGGCTTCGCCGTCGCCACCGGGCGGGAACGGCAGGCCGCCCTCCTGGAGCTGGCCGGCGACCGCGAGCACCACGCCGAGCTGTGGGAGCTCGCCGAGGCCCTCGTCGAGCACGACCAGACGTGGTCGGCGTTCCGGTTCCGGCACATGCTCACCGTCGAACGCCAGATCGGCCGCAAACCCGGCACAGCCGGCACACCCGGCGCCACCCACCTGGCCGACCGCCACCGCGACCGCTTCTACCCCGAACTGTGGGAGCTGCGCGTGTCCCTGTCCTGA
- a CDS encoding diiron oxygenase translates to MSGPFDQWYEAAGVRGGVRRMFTEESEDGKVFYPESLVPYLAHEALAGLPSRTRRELTIRHLYQFLLSTTHLETRIVNTTAELIANDRAGLRLPVRLRLDAFKVYCDEGYHALYSLDLADQIAAGTGVAIPPWDYGGFVDRLERAGRSLLPDTPALVPLLQAVVFETLITAVLNEIPNDRTVVTVVRDLTRDHAKDEGRHHRFFAAFFAELWAGLDPALRGPVARALPPLIHACLTWDVEPVRSSLLLAGLDADAAAQVVADCYGGDAGAARIADTCQATVRTFQSAGVLEAPGAEEAFATHQLLPTRRP, encoded by the coding sequence ATGAGCGGTCCCTTCGACCAGTGGTACGAGGCGGCGGGCGTCCGTGGGGGCGTGCGCCGCATGTTCACCGAGGAGAGCGAGGACGGCAAGGTCTTCTACCCGGAGAGCCTGGTGCCCTACCTGGCCCACGAGGCGCTGGCGGGGCTGCCCTCGCGGACGCGGCGGGAGCTGACGATCCGGCACCTCTACCAGTTCCTGCTCTCCACCACGCACCTGGAGACCCGGATCGTCAACACCACGGCCGAGCTGATCGCCAACGACCGGGCCGGGCTGCGCCTGCCCGTGCGTCTGCGCCTGGACGCCTTCAAGGTGTACTGCGACGAGGGCTACCACGCCCTCTACAGCCTCGACCTGGCCGACCAGATCGCCGCCGGCACCGGCGTCGCCATCCCCCCGTGGGACTACGGCGGGTTCGTCGACCGGCTGGAGCGGGCCGGCCGGAGCCTGCTGCCGGACACGCCCGCGCTGGTGCCGCTGCTCCAGGCCGTGGTGTTCGAGACGCTCATCACCGCCGTGCTCAACGAGATCCCGAACGACCGCACCGTGGTCACCGTGGTCCGCGACCTGACCCGCGACCACGCCAAGGACGAGGGCCGCCACCACCGCTTCTTCGCCGCCTTCTTCGCCGAGCTGTGGGCCGGGCTGGACCCGGCCCTGCGCGGCCCGGTCGCACGGGCGCTGCCACCGCTGATCCACGCCTGCCTGACCTGGGACGTCGAGCCGGTGCGCTCCTCGCTCCTGCTGGCGGGCCTCGACGCGGACGCCGCGGCGCAGGTCGTCGCGGACTGCTACGGCGGCGACGCCGGGGCGGCGCGGATCGCCGACACCTGCCAGGCCACCGTGCGGACCTTCCAGTCCGCGGGGGTGCTGGAGGCGCCCGGCGCGGAGGAGGCGTTCGCCACCCACCAGCTTCTGCCGACACGGCGCCCCTGA
- a CDS encoding aminotransferase class I/II-fold pyridoxal phosphate-dependent enzyme: MVSRTARRLVADVPAIAAAHFEAESDPYHPEDNPKGYVNLGTAENRLVWDLLAPRLAQAGPPREPDCQYAPLHGTPELRAAIAALLSPRWNTAVDPADLVVVSGATAALDILATVLCDPGEAVVTPAPYYAAFETDLTGRSGARLLPAPMDEATGYALSPGVLDRVLGSARRDGVTVRALALTSPSNPIGHVYAPGVLRDVLRVAGEHDVDVIADEIYAHSVFGTAAFTSMLDPAVAGRHASRVHGVWGFAKDFGLPGLKAGVLYTRDPDVRAAARALAYFAPVSTQTQATLTRLIGDTAWVRDFLAESRRRLRRSYAATASLLARHGIPHVEASGGFSVWIDLRGRLRRHTAEGEHALWQEIFHAARVNILPGTVFGCPRPGWFRLCHATDAGTVAAGVTRLADVLGETR, translated from the coding sequence ATGGTGTCGCGGACGGCCCGCCGCCTGGTCGCCGACGTTCCGGCGATCGCGGCGGCCCACTTCGAGGCCGAGTCCGATCCCTACCATCCCGAGGACAACCCCAAGGGGTACGTCAACCTCGGCACCGCCGAGAACCGCCTGGTGTGGGACCTGCTCGCCCCCCGGCTGGCACAGGCCGGCCCGCCGCGCGAGCCGGACTGCCAGTACGCCCCGCTGCACGGCACTCCCGAGTTGCGGGCCGCGATCGCCGCGCTGCTCTCGCCGCGCTGGAACACGGCGGTCGACCCCGCCGACCTGGTGGTGGTCAGCGGCGCCACCGCCGCGCTGGACATCCTGGCGACGGTGCTGTGCGACCCGGGCGAGGCCGTCGTGACGCCCGCGCCGTACTACGCGGCGTTCGAAACGGACCTGACCGGCCGCTCCGGCGCGCGGCTGCTGCCCGCCCCGATGGACGAGGCCACCGGGTACGCGCTCAGCCCCGGCGTCCTGGACCGGGTGCTGGGGTCCGCGCGCCGTGACGGCGTGACCGTGCGCGCGCTGGCGCTCACGTCGCCGTCCAACCCGATCGGCCACGTCTACGCGCCGGGGGTGCTGCGCGACGTGCTGCGGGTGGCCGGGGAGCACGACGTGGACGTCATCGCCGACGAGATCTACGCGCACTCGGTGTTCGGGACCGCCGCGTTCACGAGCATGCTGGACCCGGCCGTCGCCGGGCGGCACGCGTCCCGGGTGCACGGCGTGTGGGGGTTCGCCAAGGACTTCGGCCTGCCGGGGCTCAAGGCGGGCGTTCTGTACACGCGGGACCCGGACGTGCGCGCCGCCGCCCGCGCGCTCGCGTACTTCGCCCCGGTCTCCACCCAGACCCAGGCCACGCTCACGCGGCTGATCGGCGACACCGCGTGGGTGCGGGACTTCCTGGCCGAGTCCCGGCGGCGCCTCCGCCGCTCCTACGCCGCGACCGCGAGCCTGCTGGCCCGCCACGGCATCCCGCACGTCGAGGCGTCCGGCGGGTTCTCCGTCTGGATCGACCTGCGCGGACGCCTGCGCCGCCACACCGCCGAGGGCGAGCACGCGCTGTGGCAGGAGATCTTCCACGCCGCGCGGGTGAACATCCTGCCGGGAACCGTGTTCGGCTGCCCCCGGCCCGGCTGGTTCCGCCTCTGTCACGCCACCGACGCGGGCACGGTCGCCGCCGGTGTCACCCGCCTCGCGGACGTCCTGGGGGAGACGAGATGA
- a CDS encoding SDR family NAD(P)-dependent oxidoreductase, giving the protein MPGSRTVLVTGGSAGIGRACVRRFAAGGDRVWFTYRSGRARAESLVGELSASGAQTGAFEFDQGDWDSHQQLLGALPGPVDVLVNNAAVGSKTVEDYVPGPEHERVAAFLRVNSVGPLWLIQRLLPGMIDRGYGKVVNVSSVGGGVSVFPGFHIADGMSKAALAYLTRQLAAELAHRPVEVFAVSPGAVETTMLEASTLSGLTAGQRAALEARLPRGRLLQPEEIAEVVWWLTGEHAVPLHGAVIDASMGLGVHPGLLTGLAPDAQPEGVR; this is encoded by the coding sequence ATGCCCGGATCGCGGACGGTGCTGGTGACCGGCGGATCGGCCGGGATCGGCCGCGCGTGCGTGCGGCGGTTCGCCGCCGGCGGCGACCGCGTGTGGTTCACCTACAGGTCCGGCAGGGCGCGGGCCGAGTCGCTGGTTGGCGAGCTGTCGGCGTCCGGCGCCCAGACCGGGGCGTTCGAGTTCGACCAGGGCGACTGGGACAGCCACCAGCAACTGCTCGGGGCGCTGCCGGGACCGGTCGACGTCCTGGTCAACAACGCGGCCGTCGGCTCCAAGACCGTGGAGGACTACGTCCCCGGCCCCGAGCACGAACGGGTGGCGGCGTTCCTCCGCGTCAACAGCGTCGGCCCCCTGTGGCTGATCCAGCGGCTGCTGCCGGGCATGATCGACCGCGGCTACGGCAAGGTGGTCAACGTCTCCAGCGTCGGCGGCGGCGTCTCGGTGTTCCCCGGCTTCCACATCGCCGACGGCATGAGCAAGGCCGCGCTGGCGTACCTGACCCGGCAGCTCGCCGCCGAGCTGGCGCACCGGCCGGTCGAGGTGTTCGCGGTCAGCCCGGGCGCGGTGGAGACGACCATGCTGGAGGCCAGCACGCTGTCGGGGCTGACGGCCGGGCAGCGCGCCGCCCTGGAGGCGCGCCTGCCCCGGGGACGGCTGCTGCAGCCGGAGGAGATCGCCGAGGTGGTGTGGTGGCTGACCGGTGAGCACGCCGTCCCGCTGCACGGCGCGGTGATCGACGCCTCCATGGGGCTCGGCGTGCATCCGGGCCTGCTGACCGGCCTCGCCCCCGACGCGCAGCCGGAAGGGGTGCGCTGA
- a CDS encoding alpha/beta hydrolase produces MNTGTDPRPLPDRGWGADRESWDRGYLPGATISPDPFLREYTRLSAEARRVLPWREIAYGPGDHERAHFFPAAAPGAPLLVFVHGGYWQELGPAESAFAARDVVAAGAAFAALGYGLAPRHRLDEIGTQVRRGVARLCRDAEALGVDGRRVVLAGHSAGAQLVAMCLRSRPEATRIRAAVLISGLYELEPLLRTSIGPAIRLDPDEAARNSPARALRAGMPPLLAVRGGDEPVGFADQQDLLVAAARAAGAGITEVVVPGRNHFDLPLGLGDPSDPLGREVLARLAAPASPTRTAGTPGTKGTAA; encoded by the coding sequence GTGAACACAGGAACGGACCCGCGCCCATTACCCGACCGCGGCTGGGGCGCCGACAGGGAAAGCTGGGACCGCGGTTATCTGCCGGGCGCGACCATTTCCCCCGACCCGTTCCTGCGCGAATACACGCGCCTTTCCGCGGAGGCGCGGCGCGTTCTGCCATGGCGCGAGATCGCCTACGGGCCGGGCGACCACGAACGCGCGCATTTCTTCCCCGCCGCCGCCCCCGGCGCGCCGTTGCTCGTTTTCGTGCACGGCGGTTACTGGCAGGAACTCGGTCCGGCGGAGTCGGCGTTCGCGGCCCGCGACGTGGTGGCGGCCGGCGCCGCGTTCGCCGCCCTCGGATACGGCCTCGCGCCGCGCCACCGGCTGGACGAGATCGGGACCCAGGTGCGGCGCGGCGTCGCCCGGCTGTGCCGTGACGCGGAGGCGCTCGGCGTCGACGGGCGGCGCGTCGTGCTCGCCGGGCATTCGGCCGGCGCCCAGCTCGTGGCGATGTGCCTGAGATCGCGGCCGGAGGCGACGCGGATCCGCGCCGCCGTCCTCATCAGCGGCCTCTACGAGCTGGAGCCCCTGCTGCGCACGTCAATCGGGCCGGCGATCCGGCTCGACCCGGACGAGGCGGCGCGCAACAGCCCGGCGCGGGCGCTGCGCGCGGGCATGCCGCCGCTGCTGGCCGTCCGGGGCGGCGACGAGCCGGTCGGGTTCGCCGACCAGCAGGACCTCCTCGTCGCGGCGGCCCGCGCGGCCGGGGCCGGGATCACCGAGGTCGTCGTGCCCGGCCGCAACCATTTCGACCTGCCGCTCGGCCTCGGCGACCCGTCCGACCCCCTCGGGCGGGAGGTGCTCGCCCGGCTCGCCGCCCCGGCGAGCCCGACGCGCACGGCAGGCACCCCGGGTACGAAGGGCACGGCGGCGTGA